The following proteins are encoded in a genomic region of Variovorax paradoxus:
- a CDS encoding histidine kinase dimerization/phospho-acceptor domain-containing protein: MLVAACAALAGLGLLCRQKDRSARAANEMLTIHHARQARQILRAQRLEHDLRSPVGAMAVALELLRTADDSATQLEAIEVLERQVARMTSLTEQVHEFAQSLND; encoded by the coding sequence ATGCTGGTCGCCGCTTGCGCCGCGCTCGCGGGCCTGGGCCTTCTGTGCCGGCAGAAAGATCGGTCCGCGCGGGCCGCGAACGAGATGCTGACGATCCATCACGCGCGCCAGGCCCGGCAGATTCTTCGGGCGCAACGCCTCGAACACGATCTGCGAAGCCCGGTGGGCGCCATGGCGGTGGCGCTGGAGCTTTTGCGGACCGCCGACGACAGCGCCACGCAGCTCGAAGCCATCGAGGTGCTCGAGCGGCAGGTCGCGCGTATGACGTCTCTGACAGAGCAAGTGCACGAATTCGCACAGAGCTTGAACGATTGA